DNA from Demetria terragena DSM 11295:
CTACCAGAACGTCATGCGGTACGACCCCGCCGATCCCACCTGGCTCGGTCGCGATCGATTTGTCTTGTCGTGTGGGCACAGCAGCCTGACGCAGTACGTCCAGCTTTACCTGGCCGGTATCGGCCTTGAACTCAAGGACCTCGAGGCGCTTCGTACTTGGGACTCCCTGACTCCCGGCCACCCCGAGGTCGGCCACACCGACGGCGTTGACATCACCACCGGGCCGCTCGGCTCCGGCCTGGCCTCCGCTGTCGGAATGGCAATGGCCGCCCGTCGCCAGCGAGGCTTGTTCGACGCTGACGCCGCTCCTGGTCAGAGCCCCTTCGACCACCACGTCTACGTACTTGCCTCAGACGGCGACATCATGGAAGGCGTTGCCTCCGAAGCGAGTTCACTCGCGGGCCACCAGGAACTCGGCAACCTGACCCTGATCTACGACGCTAATCAGATCTCTATCGAGGATGACACCGACGTGTCCTTCTCTGAGGATGTCGCCAAGCGCTACGAGGCCTACGGCTGGGATGTCCACACGGTCGACTGGCGCGCTGGCGAGGGCTACGTCGAGGACGTCGATGCCCTCCTCGCGGCCATCGAGGCGGGCAGATCAGTCACCGACAAGCCCACCATCGTCGTGCTCCACACCATCATCGCCTGGCCTGCGCCGACCAAGCAGAACACCGGAAAATCGCACGGCAGCGCGCTGGGCGAAGATGAGATCGCCAACACCAAGACGCTGCTGGGCTTCGACCCCGAAGAGTCTTTCGCGGTCGACGATGCGGTCCTGGAGCACTCCCGCGGGAACGCCGCCGAGCGCGGAAAGAGCGCCCATGCTGCGTGGGACTCGGGCTTCAAGACCTGGTCGGATGCCAACCCGACGGGTCGCGCCCTGCTCGATCGCCTGACGGCCAAGGAACTGCCCGAGGGCTTCGATGACGCCTTCCCCGTCTTCCCCACTGATGAAAAGGGTGTCGCGACGCGCGCCGCGTCCGGCAAGATCCTCACGGCACTGGCTCCGGTCCTGCCTGAACTGTGGGGCGGCTCGGCCGACCTCGCCGGCTCCAACAACACCACGATGGACGGCGAACCGTCCTTCGTCCCGGAGAGCAAGCAGACCGACAGCTGGAAGGGCGGGCCATACGGCCGCACCCTGCACTTCGGCATCCGTGAGAACGCCATGGGCATGATCCTCAACGGCATCGCCCTCGAAGGTCTGACCAAGCCCTACGGCGGCACCTTCTTGGTGTTCTCCGACTACATGCGGCCCGCGGTCCGCCTTGCCTCAATCCAGAAGCTGCCGGTCACCTACGTCTGGACCCACGACTCAATCGGTGTCGGCGAGGACGGCCCGACCCACCAGCCGATCGAGCACCTCGCCGCACTCCGCGCCATTCCCGGCCTCGACGTCATCCGTCCCGCGGACGCCAACGAGACTGCGGTGGCGTGGAAGACCGTGCTGCAGAGCACTGATCACCCCGCCGCACTGTGCTTGTCACGGCAGAATCTGCCCACGGTTGACCGTGATGTTCTCGGCTCCGCAGACGGCACGGCCAAGGGTGGCTACATCCTGGCCGAGGCCGATGGCGACCTTCAGGTCATCCTCATCGCTACCGGGTCCGAGGTCTCGCTGGCACTCGAGGCCCGAACAGCGTTGCAGGACAACGGCATTGGCACCCGTGTTGTGTCGATGCCATGCCGCGAGTGGTTCGCGGCTCAGTCCGACGCATACCGCGAAGAGGTTCTGCCGCGCGCAACCCGTGCCCGGGTGAGCGTCGAGGCTGCGACACCGTTCGGCTGGCACGAGCTGCTGGGCGACGCCGGTCGGACGGTCGCCATCGATCACTTCGGCGCCAGCGCTGACGGTGCCACGCTCTTCCAGAAATTTGGCTTCACGCCAGAGGCGGTCGTCGCCGCCGCCAACGAATCCATCTCCGCCGCAGGAGGCAACTGATATGACCACCAACCCTCGTGTTCAAGCACTGTCCGACATCGGCGTCTCGATCTGGCTCGACGATCTCAGCCGGTCGCTCATCAACGACGGTGACTTGCAGAAACTCATCGACACCAAGGGAGTCGTCGGGGTCACGACCAACCCGACCATCTTCGCGAGCGCGCTCAAGGACGGCTCCGCCTACGACGCGCAGGTCCGTGACCTCGCGGCCAAGGGCGCCGACGTCGACGAGGCGGTCTTCGCGATCACGACGGACGACGTACGCACCGCGTGCGACGTCATGCGTCCGGTTTTCGACTCCACCGACGGGCAGGACGGTCGGGTCTCGATCGAAGTCGACCCACGGCTGGCGCGTGACACGAAGGCGACCATCGAGATGGCTCGCAAACTCTGGCAGACCGTCGATCGCCCGAACGCCATGATCAAGATTCCGGCGACTGTCGAGGGTCTGCCGGCCATCTCCGCGGCGCTTGCCGAAGGCATCAGCGTCAACGTCACGCTGATCTTCAGCCTCGACCGCTACCGCGGCGTCATGAACGCCTTCCTCACCGGCCTCGAGCAGGCTCGCCAGGGAGGGGTCGACTTGTCAACCATCCGCTCGGTGGCCTCCTTCTTCGTCTCCCGGGTCGACAGCGAGATCGACAATCAGTTGGACGCCATCGGCACCGACGAGGCCACTGCTCTCAAGGGCCAGGCCGGAGTCGCCAACGCGCGACTGGCCTACCAGGCATTCGAGGAGGTCTTCTCGACCTCGCGCTGGCAGACCCTCGCCGATGATGGCGCCCACGTGCAGCGTCCGCTATGGGCCTCGACGGGCGTGAAGAATCCGGACTACTCCGACACCCTCTACGTCGTTGATCTTGCGGTCGACCAGACCGTGAACACCATGCCGCCGAAAACTCTCGACGCGCTGGCCGATCACGGCGAGGCTCGCGGTGACCAGGTCACCGGCGCCTATGACCAGGCGCGCAAGGTTCTGGATGACCTGGAACGGGTTGGTGTCTCGTACAGCCAGGTGGTCGACGTGCTGGAAGAAGAGGGCGTCGCCAAGTTCGACGTGTCGTGGGAGGAACTGTTGACGAGTGTCCGCGAGGCTCTCGCCGCTGCGTCCAGCAAGGAGTCCTGAGGTGACCGACATCATTGGACTCGATGTCTCGGCGTCCGGACCGGCCGGCGATGCCATCGAGCAACACCTACCGACCCTGGTTGACGCGGGTTTTGCCAGCAAGTTGTTCGATCAGGACGCCACGTTGTGGGGCCCGGAGGCCGAGGAAGAATCCGCCAAGCGCCTTTCGTGGGTTGGCCTAGCCAGAAGTTCGCGTCCGCTACGCGGCGAAATCGAAGCGCTACGAAGCGATTTCGCAGACAAGGGTCTCGACCACGTGGTGTTGTGCGGTATGGGCGGGTCCTCGCTCGCTCCCGAGGTCATTTGCGCGACCGCGAACGTACCGCTCACGGTCTTGGACTCCAGCCAGCCAGACATGGTCCGCGCTGCCCTGCAGGACCGGATTGACCGCACCGTGGTTGTCGTGTCGTCAAAGTCGGGTTCGACCGTGGAGACCGACAGCCAACGTCGTGCCTACGAGCAGGCCTTTCGCGACGCCAGGATCGACCCGACCGAGCGCATCGTGATCGTCACGGATCCGGGGAGCCCGCTCGACGGCGAAGCACGTTCCGCGGGGTATCGCGTGATCAATGCCGACCCCAACGTCGGTGGTCGCTACTCGGCGTTGACCGCCTTCGGGCTCGTACCGAGCGGTATTGCTGGTGCCGACATCGAGCGCCTGCTCGATGAAGCCGAAGCCGTGACTGACCTGTTGGCCAGCGACGACTCCAGCAACCCAGGACTTCGGTTGGGTTCAGCGCTGGGCGGCACCGCGCCGCTACGCAACAAGGTGCTCCTCATCGATGCCGGGACTCAAGCCAAGGGCTTTGGCGAGTGGGCCGAGCAGCTCATTGCCGAGAGCACGGGCAAAAATGGCACCGGTCTTCTTCCCGTAGTCGTCGACGAGGCACCACAGGGCGGCCAAGCCGACGATGCCTCCTGGGTCTACCTGCTACCGGCGGGCGACGATGAGGATGTCGAAGCGCCGGCACCGTCCGGAGACTCATCAGCAATCCAGGTTTCGGGTTCACTCGGCGCGCAGTTGATGCTGTGGGAGGTCGCCACCGCGGTGGCGGGTCGCCTGCTCGGTATCAATCCGTTCGACCAGCCCGATGTCGAGAGCGCGAAGAACGCTGCCCGCGAGCTGCTCGACGGCGATGCAGGCAGTGGCGATCAGCCGGCCTTTGTGGACGAAGCCATCGAGGTTCGGGCGCTGGGCGGCGAGTGGCTCGGTGACGCTGCGACCGTCGAGCAGGCGTTGGAGCGCCTCGTCGGCCAACTCTCTCCGACTGGCTACCTTGCGGTGATGGCCTACCTCGACCGGATCGCAGATCGGGCACTGGCCGACACGCGTACGCCATTAGAAGCAGCCCTCGGTCGTCCGGTGACCTTTGGGTGGGGTCCGCGGTTCCTGCACTCCACTGGGCAGTACCACAAGGGCGGCGCTGCCGAAGGCGTCTACGTGCAACTGACCACTGAACCGCGAGAGGACCTTCCGGTCCCAGGCCGGGAGTTCACCTTCGGGCAGTTCATCGCCGCGCAAGCTGGCGGCGATGCACGGGTGTTGGCCGACCATGGTCGGCCCGTGCTGCGGCTGCACCTGCGAGATCACGATGCTGGCCTGGCTCAGGTCATGCGTGCCGTGATGGCGCTCTCGCCAGCGTCCCACGCCTCGTGAAGCCGGCGCGCGTAGCGCAAGGCATCAACCCACTGCGTGACGAGGAAGACAAGCGACTCCCCCGCATCGCTGGACCCTGTGGGCTGGTGCTGTTCGGAGTCACCGGAGACCTTGCACGCAAGAAGTTGATGCCAGCGATCTACGACCTCGCCAACCGTGGCCTGCTCCCGCCGGGCTTCTCCCTCATCGGATTTGCGCGACGAGATTGGGCCGACCAGGACTTCGGAAAGGTTGTCTACGAGGCCGTGCGCGAGCATGCTCGGACGCCATTCCGAGAAGACGTCTGGCGCAACCTGGCCGAGGGGTTTCGTTTCGTACCAGGGACATTCGACGATCCTGCGGCCTACGAACTCCTCGCCGAGACTGCGGCTGAACTGGATGCCAATCGTGGCACCGGCGGCAACTACGCCTTCTACCTGTCGATCCCGCCCAAATTCTTCTCGACGGTTTGCGAAAACCTGGAACGCTCCGGGTTGTCGAAGAAACCCAAGAATGCGTGGCGGCGAGTCGTCATCGAGAAGCCTTTCGGTCACGACCTCAAGAGCGCACGCGAGCTCAATGACGTGGTGGAGAGCGTGTTTCCCCCGGACTCGGTCTTCCGGATCGATCACTACCTCGGGAAAGAGACCGTTCAGAATCTGCTGGCGCTGCGCTTTGCCAACCAGATCTTTGAGCCGATCTGGAACAGCAACTACGTGGACCACGTGCAAATCACGATGGCCGAGGACATTGGGGTTGGTGGACGCGCGGGCTACTACGACGGCATCGGCGCCGCCCGTGACGTTATCCAGAATCATCTCTTGCAACTGTTGGCGTTGACCGCGATGGAGCAGCCCAACAACTTTGACCCGCAGGCACTGCGCGTCGAAAAGAGCAAGATCCTCAGTGCTGTGCGGCTGCCCAAGAACCTCGGCTCCTCGACGGCTCGCGGTCAGTATGCCGCCGGGTGGCAGGGCAGCGAACAGGTCGCCGGATTCCTCGAAGAGGACGGCATACCAGCCGATTCCGCAACCGAGACCTATGCCGCCATCAAGGTCGAAATCGCGACCCGTCGATGGGCTGGGGTGCCCTATTACCTTCGAGCGGGCAAGCGGCTCGGCAAGCGGGTGACTGAGGTTGCGGTCGTCTTCAAGCGCGCTCCCCAGATGCCTTTCACGGAGAACGAAACCGAAGAGCTCGGGCAGAACGCCGTGGTGATTCGGGTTCAGCCTGATGAGGGCATCACGCTGCGATTTGGGTCCAAGGTGCCGGCCACGACTTCAATGGAGGTGCGCGACGTCACCATGGACTTTGGCTACGGGTCCTCCTTTGCTGAGTCCAGCCCCGAGGCCTACGAGCGTCTGATCCTCGACGTGCTGCTCGGAGATCCACCGTTGTTCCCTCGGCACGAGGAAGTCGAACTGTCCTGGCAGATCCTCGATCCCATCGAGAAGTACTGGGCCAAGCACGGCCAGCCGGAGCAGTATGAATCGGGCGGTTGGGGTCCCCACAGTGCTGACGAGATGATGCGCCACGACGGACGTACCTGGAGGATGCCTTGACCACCCCACTCAGTTCTCCGCCCGTTCCTCGCTCCGATACTGATCGGGGACCCCGGTGATTGTCGACCTTCCCGA
Protein-coding regions in this window:
- the tkt gene encoding transketolase — protein: MPQDPANTSSRDTSLAAPIATQAGWTDLDVRAVDTARLLAADAVQNTGNGHPGTAMSLAPVAYLLYQNVMRYDPADPTWLGRDRFVLSCGHSSLTQYVQLYLAGIGLELKDLEALRTWDSLTPGHPEVGHTDGVDITTGPLGSGLASAVGMAMAARRQRGLFDADAAPGQSPFDHHVYVLASDGDIMEGVASEASSLAGHQELGNLTLIYDANQISIEDDTDVSFSEDVAKRYEAYGWDVHTVDWRAGEGYVEDVDALLAAIEAGRSVTDKPTIVVLHTIIAWPAPTKQNTGKSHGSALGEDEIANTKTLLGFDPEESFAVDDAVLEHSRGNAAERGKSAHAAWDSGFKTWSDANPTGRALLDRLTAKELPEGFDDAFPVFPTDEKGVATRAASGKILTALAPVLPELWGGSADLAGSNNTTMDGEPSFVPESKQTDSWKGGPYGRTLHFGIRENAMGMILNGIALEGLTKPYGGTFLVFSDYMRPAVRLASIQKLPVTYVWTHDSIGVGEDGPTHQPIEHLAALRAIPGLDVIRPADANETAVAWKTVLQSTDHPAALCLSRQNLPTVDRDVLGSADGTAKGGYILAEADGDLQVILIATGSEVSLALEARTALQDNGIGTRVVSMPCREWFAAQSDAYREEVLPRATRARVSVEAATPFGWHELLGDAGRTVAIDHFGASADGATLFQKFGFTPEAVVAAANESISAAGGN
- the tal gene encoding transaldolase gives rise to the protein MTTNPRVQALSDIGVSIWLDDLSRSLINDGDLQKLIDTKGVVGVTTNPTIFASALKDGSAYDAQVRDLAAKGADVDEAVFAITTDDVRTACDVMRPVFDSTDGQDGRVSIEVDPRLARDTKATIEMARKLWQTVDRPNAMIKIPATVEGLPAISAALAEGISVNVTLIFSLDRYRGVMNAFLTGLEQARQGGVDLSTIRSVASFFVSRVDSEIDNQLDAIGTDEATALKGQAGVANARLAYQAFEEVFSTSRWQTLADDGAHVQRPLWASTGVKNPDYSDTLYVVDLAVDQTVNTMPPKTLDALADHGEARGDQVTGAYDQARKVLDDLERVGVSYSQVVDVLEEEGVAKFDVSWEELLTSVREALAAASSKES
- a CDS encoding glucose-6-phosphate isomerase; protein product: MIGLDVSASGPAGDAIEQHLPTLVDAGFASKLFDQDATLWGPEAEEESAKRLSWVGLARSSRPLRGEIEALRSDFADKGLDHVVLCGMGGSSLAPEVICATANVPLTVLDSSQPDMVRAALQDRIDRTVVVVSSKSGSTVETDSQRRAYEQAFRDARIDPTERIVIVTDPGSPLDGEARSAGYRVINADPNVGGRYSALTAFGLVPSGIAGADIERLLDEAEAVTDLLASDDSSNPGLRLGSALGGTAPLRNKVLLIDAGTQAKGFGEWAEQLIAESTGKNGTGLLPVVVDEAPQGGQADDASWVYLLPAGDDEDVEAPAPSGDSSAIQVSGSLGAQLMLWEVATAVAGRLLGINPFDQPDVESAKNAARELLDGDAGSGDQPAFVDEAIEVRALGGEWLGDAATVEQALERLVGQLSPTGYLAVMAYLDRIADRALADTRTPLEAALGRPVTFGWGPRFLHSTGQYHKGGAAEGVYVQLTTEPREDLPVPGREFTFGQFIAAQAGGDARVLADHGRPVLRLHLRDHDAGLAQVMRAVMALSPASHAS
- the zwf gene encoding glucose-6-phosphate dehydrogenase, which codes for MKPARVAQGINPLRDEEDKRLPRIAGPCGLVLFGVTGDLARKKLMPAIYDLANRGLLPPGFSLIGFARRDWADQDFGKVVYEAVREHARTPFREDVWRNLAEGFRFVPGTFDDPAAYELLAETAAELDANRGTGGNYAFYLSIPPKFFSTVCENLERSGLSKKPKNAWRRVVIEKPFGHDLKSARELNDVVESVFPPDSVFRIDHYLGKETVQNLLALRFANQIFEPIWNSNYVDHVQITMAEDIGVGGRAGYYDGIGAARDVIQNHLLQLLALTAMEQPNNFDPQALRVEKSKILSAVRLPKNLGSSTARGQYAAGWQGSEQVAGFLEEDGIPADSATETYAAIKVEIATRRWAGVPYYLRAGKRLGKRVTEVAVVFKRAPQMPFTENETEELGQNAVVIRVQPDEGITLRFGSKVPATTSMEVRDVTMDFGYGSSFAESSPEAYERLILDVLLGDPPLFPRHEEVELSWQILDPIEKYWAKHGQPEQYESGGWGPHSADEMMRHDGRTWRMP